In one window of Streptomyces sp. NBC_00193 DNA:
- the lysX gene encoding bifunctional lysylphosphatidylglycerol synthetase/lysine--tRNA ligase LysX — MSATVEETRGTRGSRSRFLNRVPDAFGAFFGTLGLLCALLALSPTLRRLLRPVVRFLDAVVVPVSANLAYAVFLFLLAAALGMRKKVAWWIVVTYLALLLLVDVLTVAAEDYWVGFSSMAIAVAALVLLIAARKEFNAASRPGALWRALLVLGLGLLAAVFLGWGLVALFPGSLPRGQWLDWSAKQVFGGLFSARQFDGHPPRPLYFLLGLFGALALLNAAATLFRSQRLTAALHGDEEPRIRALLGAYGRNDSLGYFATRRDKAVVFAPNGKAAVTYRVEAGVCLGSGDPVGDPASWTPAIDAWLAVARRYGWQPAVMGASEDGATAYARSGLGALQLGDEAILHVAHFDLDGRDMRVTRQAVNRVKRTGASTVIRRHSALSEDEMQMIVDRADKWRDTETERGFSMALDRLGDSADGDCLLVEAFDDKGELIALLSFVPWGKDGISLDLMRRDRAAPNGVMEFMVAELCAAAPGLGVRRISLNFAVFRSAFEEGGRIGAGPVLKVWRKLLLFFSRWWQLEALYRSNVKYGPEWYPRFLCFQDAGSLARVSLASGIAEGFVSVPSMRTLWGNGHPRGLTAPATTAGLPPIESLGLESVGEEDAEAARAERQPEQVRVRHLKLERIRAAGTDPYPVGIPQRTHTVAELKAAHPGYPPGARTGSPVTLAGRVMLVRDLGGVVFAVLRDWSGDIQLMFTRDEAGASVLDTFTSQVDFGDHVVASGEVGASKSGELSVVVDSWQLTGKCLRPLPDKRKGLADPEAKVRQRYLDLVASPEARDVVRARSSAVQALRQGLLDRGYLEVETPMLQQIHGGANARPFRTHINAYDLDLYLRIAPELYLKRLCVGGMEKVFEMGRTFRNEGVSYKHNPEFTMLEAYQAFADYDVMLDLTRELIQGAATAAFGSPIAHKAGPDGKLVVHDISGPWPVKTMYGAISEALGEEVDADTEEHVLRRLCDRAAVPHTPDNTRGDVVLEMYERLVEERTKLPTFYKDFPTDVSPLTRQHRKDPRLAERWDLVAFGTELGTAYSELTDPVEQRRRLTAQSLLAAGGDPEAMELDNDFLDALEYAMPPTGGLGIGVDRLVMFLTGLTIRETLPFPLVRRG, encoded by the coding sequence ATGAGTGCCACCGTGGAGGAGACGCGCGGGACGCGCGGCAGCCGCAGCCGCTTCCTGAACCGGGTGCCCGACGCCTTCGGAGCGTTCTTCGGCACGCTCGGGCTGTTGTGCGCCCTGCTGGCGCTCTCCCCGACGCTGCGCCGCCTGCTGCGGCCCGTCGTGCGCTTCCTCGACGCCGTCGTCGTACCGGTCAGCGCCAACCTCGCCTACGCCGTCTTCCTCTTCCTCCTCGCCGCCGCACTCGGCATGCGCAAGAAGGTCGCCTGGTGGATCGTCGTCACCTATTTGGCCCTGCTGCTCCTGGTCGACGTGCTGACCGTCGCCGCCGAGGACTACTGGGTGGGCTTCTCCTCCATGGCCATCGCGGTCGCCGCCCTCGTCCTCCTGATCGCCGCGCGCAAGGAGTTCAACGCCGCCTCCCGGCCGGGGGCCCTGTGGCGGGCCCTGCTCGTGCTCGGACTCGGCCTGCTCGCGGCCGTCTTCCTCGGCTGGGGCCTGGTCGCGCTGTTCCCGGGAAGCCTGCCCCGGGGGCAGTGGCTGGACTGGTCCGCCAAGCAGGTCTTCGGCGGGCTGTTCTCGGCCCGGCAGTTCGACGGCCACCCGCCCAGGCCCCTCTACTTCCTGCTCGGCCTCTTCGGCGCCCTCGCCCTGCTGAACGCCGCCGCCACCCTCTTCCGCTCCCAGCGGCTGACCGCCGCCCTGCACGGGGACGAGGAGCCCCGCATCCGGGCGCTGCTGGGCGCCTACGGGCGCAACGACTCCCTCGGCTACTTCGCCACCCGGCGGGACAAGGCCGTGGTGTTCGCCCCGAACGGCAAGGCCGCCGTCACCTACCGGGTCGAGGCCGGCGTCTGCCTCGGCAGCGGCGACCCCGTCGGCGACCCGGCCTCCTGGACCCCCGCCATCGACGCCTGGCTCGCCGTCGCCCGGCGCTACGGCTGGCAGCCCGCCGTCATGGGCGCCTCCGAGGACGGCGCGACCGCGTACGCCCGCTCCGGACTCGGCGCCCTCCAGCTCGGCGACGAGGCCATCCTGCACGTCGCCCACTTCGACCTCGACGGCCGCGACATGCGCGTCACCCGGCAGGCCGTCAACCGCGTCAAGCGCACCGGGGCCAGCACCGTCATCCGCCGCCACTCCGCCCTCTCCGAGGACGAGATGCAGATGATCGTGGACCGGGCCGACAAGTGGCGCGACACCGAGACCGAACGCGGCTTCTCCATGGCCCTCGACCGGCTCGGGGACTCCGCCGACGGGGACTGCCTCCTCGTGGAGGCCTTCGACGACAAGGGCGAGCTGATCGCCCTGCTCTCCTTCGTGCCCTGGGGCAAGGACGGCATCTCCCTCGACCTGATGCGCCGCGACCGGGCCGCCCCCAACGGGGTCATGGAGTTCATGGTCGCCGAGCTCTGCGCGGCCGCCCCGGGCCTGGGCGTACGCCGCATCTCCCTCAACTTCGCCGTCTTCCGCTCCGCCTTCGAGGAGGGCGGCCGGATCGGCGCCGGTCCCGTCCTCAAGGTGTGGCGCAAGCTGCTGCTCTTCTTCTCCCGCTGGTGGCAGCTGGAGGCGCTGTACCGCTCGAACGTCAAGTACGGCCCCGAGTGGTACCCGCGGTTCCTCTGCTTCCAGGACGCCGGCTCGCTCGCCCGGGTCAGCCTCGCCTCCGGCATCGCCGAGGGGTTCGTCTCCGTGCCGAGCATGCGCACCCTGTGGGGCAACGGCCACCCGCGCGGGCTCACCGCCCCCGCCACCACCGCGGGCCTGCCGCCCATCGAGTCCCTCGGGCTGGAATCCGTGGGGGAGGAGGACGCCGAGGCCGCGCGGGCCGAGCGGCAGCCCGAACAGGTCCGGGTCCGGCACCTCAAGCTGGAGCGGATCCGGGCCGCCGGCACCGACCCGTACCCCGTCGGCATCCCGCAGCGCACCCACACCGTCGCCGAACTCAAGGCCGCGCACCCCGGCTACCCGCCCGGAGCCCGCACCGGCTCGCCCGTCACCCTCGCCGGACGCGTGATGCTCGTACGCGACCTCGGCGGCGTGGTGTTCGCGGTCCTGCGGGACTGGTCCGGGGACATCCAGCTGATGTTCACCCGGGACGAGGCCGGCGCCTCCGTGCTCGACACCTTCACCTCCCAGGTGGACTTCGGCGACCACGTCGTCGCGAGCGGCGAGGTCGGCGCCAGCAAGTCCGGCGAACTGTCCGTGGTCGTCGACTCCTGGCAGCTCACCGGCAAGTGCCTGCGCCCGCTGCCCGACAAGCGCAAGGGCCTCGCCGACCCGGAGGCCAAGGTCCGCCAGCGCTACCTCGACCTGGTCGCCAGCCCCGAGGCGCGCGACGTCGTACGGGCCCGCTCCAGCGCCGTCCAGGCCCTGCGGCAGGGGCTGCTGGACCGGGGCTACCTGGAGGTCGAGACCCCGATGCTCCAGCAGATCCACGGCGGGGCCAACGCCCGCCCGTTCCGCACCCACATCAACGCCTACGACCTCGACCTGTACCTGCGCATCGCACCCGAGCTGTACCTGAAGCGGCTGTGCGTGGGCGGTATGGAGAAGGTCTTCGAGATGGGCCGCACCTTCCGCAACGAGGGCGTCTCCTACAAGCACAACCCCGAGTTCACGATGCTGGAGGCCTACCAGGCCTTCGCCGACTACGACGTGATGCTCGACCTGACCCGCGAGCTGATCCAGGGCGCCGCCACGGCCGCCTTCGGCTCGCCCATCGCGCACAAGGCCGGACCGGACGGAAAGCTCGTCGTCCACGACATCTCCGGACCCTGGCCGGTCAAGACGATGTACGGGGCGATCAGCGAGGCCCTCGGCGAGGAGGTCGACGCCGACACCGAGGAGCACGTCCTGCGGCGGCTGTGCGACCGCGCGGCCGTCCCGCACACGCCCGACAACACCCGGGGCGACGTGGTCCTGGAGATGTACGAGCGGCTCGTGGAGGAGCGCACCAAGCTGCCCACCTTCTACAAGGACTTCCCGACCGACGTCTCCCCGCTCACCCGGCAGCACCGCAAGGACCCCAGGCTCGCGGAGCGCTGGGACCTGGTGGCCTTCGGCACCGAACTGGGCACCGCCTACTCGGAACTGACCGACCCCGTCGAGCAGCGGCGCAGGCTGACCGCGCAGTCGCTGCTGGCGGCGGGCGGGGATCCGGAGGCGATGGAGCTCGACAACGACTTCCTGGACGCCCTGGAGTACGCGATGCCGCCGACCGGCGGGCTGGGCATCGGGGTCGACCGCCTCGTCATGTTCCTCACGGGGCTCACGATCCGGGAGACGCTGCCGTTCCCGCTGGTGAGGCGGGGCTGA